One Salmo trutta chromosome 24, fSalTru1.1, whole genome shotgun sequence genomic region harbors:
- the LOC115161263 gene encoding POU domain, class 3, transcription factor 3-A, with translation MVWGMATATSSPYLASNRILSTGSIVHSDRGVGDMQPGSTAVTSVSGGYRGDSSVKMVQSDFMQGAIATSNGGHMLSHAHQWVTSLPHAAAAAAAVAAAEAGSPWSPGPVGMTGSPQLQDVKRNSGREDLHSGSALHHRSSHLGSHQAHPGAWGGTSAAHISSISSISEGQQQQQSLIYSQPGGFTVNGMLSSPGSRSLMHPGMVRGESPDIDHGSHHHHNHNHHHQHPHHPQHHVGVSHDAQSDDDTPTSDDLEHFAKQFKQRRIKLGFTQADVGLALGTLYGNVFSQTTICRFEALQLSFKNMCKLKPLLNKWLEEADSTTGSPTSIDKIAAQGRKRKKRTSIEVSVKGALESHFLKSPKPAAQEITSLADSLQLEKEVVRVWFCNRRQKEKRMTPPGLPHSPEDEYSQVDNMSAGTPSPSMDCKRMFSDT, from the coding sequence ATGGTTTGGGGAATGGCAACAGCCACCTCCAGTCCATACCTGGCCAGCAATAGGATCCTGTCCACCGGCTCCATCGTGCACTCAGACCGGGGGGTCGGTGACATGCAGCCGGGGAGCACCGCTGTCACCTCGGTATCGGGCGGATACAGAGGGGACTCCTCGGTGAAGATGGTGCAGAGTGACTTTATGCAGGGCGCTATTGCGACGAGCAACGGGGGACACATGTTAAGCCATGCCCACCAGTGGGTGACATCCCTGCCTCACGCCGCCGCTGCAGCAGCCGCAGTGGCAGCTGCCGAAGCCGGTTCTCCCTGGTCCCCTGGCCCGGTGGGAATGACAGGCAGCCCGCAGCTGCAGGACGTGAAGAGAAACTCCGGCAGAGAGGACCTGCACTCGGGCTCCGCTCTACACCACAGGTCTTCGCATCTGGGCTCCCACCAGGCACACCCGGGAGCCTGGGGAGGCACCTCCGCCGCTCACATATCCAGCATCTCCAGCATCTCCGAaggacagcagcagcaacagtcgCTGATTTACTCCCAGCCCGGGGGATTCACGGTTAACGGGATGCTCAGCTCACCGGGTAGTAGAAGCCTAATGCACCCGGGGATGGTGAGGGGGGAATCCCCTGATATCGACCACGGCAGCCACCATCATCATaatcacaaccaccaccaccagcatccACATCATCCGCAGCACCACGTCGGGGTGAGCCATGACGCTCAGTCCGACGATGACACACCGACCTCGGATGACCTGGAGCACTTCGCCAAACAGTTCAAACAGCGCCGGATCAAACTGGGCTTTACACAAGCGGACGTGGGATTGGCGCTGGGCACCCTGTACGGAAACGTCTTCTCACAGACCACGATATGCAGGTTCGAGGCCCTGCAGCTGAGCTTCAAGAACATGTGCAAGCTGAAGCCGCTGCTCAACAAATGGCTGGAAGAAGCTGACTCGACCACCGGTAGCCCCACCAGCATCGATAAGATCGCGGCGCAGGGCAGGAAGAGGAAAAAGCGCACGTCCATCGAGGTGAGCGTCAAAGGAGCTTTGGAGAGCCACTTTCTCAAAAGCCCCAAACCAGCAGCCCAGGAGATCACCTCTCTGGCGGACAGTTTGCAGCTGGAGAAGGAGGTGGTCCGGGTCTGGTTCTGCAACCGCAGGCAGAAGGAGAAGAGGATGACGCCACCGGGGCTGCCACACAGCCCGGAGGACGAGTACTCTCAGGTCGACAACATGAGCGCAGGCACACCGTCACCTTCCATGGACTGCAAGCGAATGTTCAGCGATACGTGA